From one Triticum aestivum cultivar Chinese Spring chromosome 4B, IWGSC CS RefSeq v2.1, whole genome shotgun sequence genomic stretch:
- the LOC123089386 gene encoding RNA exonuclease 4-like — protein MDSSSDAHSRNKCAACYRQFNRMEHLVEHMRASHHSPHEPRCGVCGKHCRSLDALRDHLGFGASLPPKPACATAFAAKGCPLCLAVFPSSSSLRAHGPTCHHSRAPVPSRGAMPRMPVGGVVALGCKMVGGGSDGTLDLCGRVCVIDENETIVFENFVRPLLPVTHYRYETTGIRPEYLRDAPTVKMVQRQVEGILLNGEQPWKVRSSRGAARILVGHGLEHDLDALGMDYPAYLKRDTAEYPPLMKTSARLMSNSLRFLTQSCLGYDIQTGHQHPYEDCVAAMRLYKRMRAMTHGPRKNGGEGDACAAVAFPARRQRELERMSPEELLSMSKLDYHCWCLDD, from the exons ATGGATAGCTCTTCAGATGCCCACAG CCGGAACAAGTGCGCGGCGTGCTACCGCCAGTTCAACAGGATGGAGCACCTGGTGGAGCACATGCGCGCGTCGCACCACTCGCCGCACGAGCCGCGCTGCGGCGTCTGCGGGAAGCACTGCCGCTCCCTCGACGCCCTCCGTGACCACCTCGGCTTCGGCGCCTCCCTGCCCCCGAAGCCCGCCTGCGCCACGGCCTTTGCTGCCAAGGGCTGCCCGCTCTGCCTCGCCGTCTTCCCTAGCTCCAGCTCCCTCCGCGCCCACGGCCCAACCTGCCACCACTCCCGCGCTCCGGTTCCCTCGAGGGGGGCTATGCCGAGAATGCCCGTCGGCGGCGTGGTGGCGCTGGGGTGCAAGATGGTGGGCGGCGGGAGCGACGGGACGCTGGACCTGTGCGGGCGCGTCTGCGTCATCGACGAGAATGAGACCATCGTCTTCGAGAACTTTGTGAGGCCGCTCCTCCCGGTGACGCACTACCGGTACGAGACCACGGGGATCCGCCCCGAGTACCTGCGGGACGCGCCGACGGTGAAGATGGTGCAGCGGCAGGTGGAGGGCATCCTCCTCAACGGCGAGCAGCCGTGGAAGGTCCGGTCCTCGCGCGGCGCGGCCAGGATCCTCGTCGGCCACGGCCTGGAGCACGATCTCGACGCGCTGGGCATGGACTACCCGGCGTACCTGAAGCGGGACACGGCGGAATATCCGCCGCTGATGAAGACGAGCGCCAGGCTGATGAGCAACTCGCTTCGGTTCCTCACACAAAGCTGCCTCGGCTACGACATCCAGACGGGCCACCAGCACCCCTACGAGGACTGCGTGGCGGCCATGCGGCTGTACAAGAGAATGCGCGCGATGACGCACGGCCCGCGGAAGAACGGGGGCGAAGGCGATGCGTGCGCGGCGGTGGCATTCCCGGCGCGGAGGCAGCGGGAGCTGGAGCGCATGTCGCCGGAGGAGCTCCTGAGCATGTCCAAGCTCGACTATCACTGCTGGTGCCTCGACGACTAG